The Williamwhitmania sp. nucleotide sequence AATGGGAGAAACCAAGAAAGGCTAATGGAGGTAAAGGGTATGTGCTCAAATGCCAACTCGCAGCTAATTTTTAATTTCGATTTAAGCGGTGTTGAAAAATTGGAGGCAGAGCTATCAGCCTTTATTCAAAATAGCAATATTGAAATTACCCAATTTGTTCACTGCGCGGGCTTTATGAAGATGGTCCCGCTAAAGATGATCACTTTGGAAACCCTAACTTCAACCTATTCAACCAATACGATTTCTGCTGTGCTGATTCTTAAGGCACTTACCAATCGTAAGAGTAATAATTCGGCCCTTCGGAGTGCCGTGTTTATATCCAGTAACGTTAGTAATTTTGGTGCAAAGGCTTTTAGTGCTTATGCCTCCTCAAAGGCAGCCCTCGATTCTATGATGAGGTGCCTAGCCGTTGAGTTAGCACCCAAAGTGAGGATAAATTCTGTGCTACCCGGAGCCATCCATACTGAAATGACCAGCACTATATTCGAAAACGCTGAAACGCTTGAAAGAATGCTCAGCAGCTATCCACTTGGAGAGGGAAAACCTGAAGATATTTGTTCAATGGTTGAGTTTCTGCTTTCAGAGAAATCACGCTGGATAACGGGTCAGCAATTTACCGTTGATGGGGGGAGAACCATTAATATTTCCGGTTAGAAATGGCATGTGTTGTTTCTAGAATTGAAAATCGACCGATTCCCTCCAACAGCTTTGTCATTAGTAAGAATGGATATCGGTCGTGCGTTATCATCGACCCTGGAACGAGTGACTGCGAGGAGCTGATAACCTACCTTAACGATAATAATTTAGCACCGGAGTATATTTTGTTAACCCATGAGCATTTTGACCATGTTTGGGGAGTAAATAGGTTGAAAGATAGCTATGGCTGCAGCATCGTTAGTTCGAAAATCTGTTCCGAGAAAATCGTTGATCGGAAAAAGAATATGTCCCTGTTTTACGATCAAGTTGGGTTTGAAACCTATCCGGCTGATATTTTAGTTGATAACGGTATTACCATAAGTTGGAACGATTCCATCATCGAAGCTTTTGAAACGCCTGGCCATACCGATGGTAGCTTGTGCTTTCAGATAGAAAACTTCCTGTTCACTGGCGACACCATAATAAAGGACCTAAAAACCGTGGTTAAGCTACCCACCGGGAGCAAGGGCAAGCTCAAGGAATCATTTTCGTTTCTTGAGAATAAAATGAAGGGGAAGCAAATAGTTGTTTACCCTGGTCACGGCGAAAGTTTTATGTTTGATGAAATTAAGTTCAGTGACCTTCTTTAAAGGAAGATTAACCGAAACTAATCGATCCTGTTGTTTTCGTTTTTAGGCCTTTTTCAGTCTTAACAAAAAATTTCAAAATGAAGAACATTATCATACTTGGAACTGGCGCCGTTGCGGCTGAACTTACATCCTATATCGACGACAATAACAGCAAAGTTGAATTGGATAAACAAACGAATATTGTTGGCTATATCGAGTATGCATACAATATTGAAAAGTACTATGCTAGGTATAATCTTAAGGCACCTGTACTTTGTGATATTGATTCTTTTGTGCCTGACGAAAACGTAGAGGTTCTAGTAGGTATATCGGATATACCTTTTCGAAATACAATGATTAATCGATTGCTGGAAAAGGGTGCAGTGCTAGCAAGTTTTATTCACTCCTCCGTTATTATGCCGGCATCAACCAAAATTGGCAAGGGAAATATTATTTATCCTTTTTGTATCATCGGTCCAAATACTGCTATCGGTGATTTTAACTTTATTACCTCCTACAGCTTTATTAGCCACGATTGCACGGTGGGGAATGGAAATTTTCTGTCCACTGCAGGGATTGCAGGCCGGGTTAAGGTGGGAGACAACAATTTTTTTGGGATACGCGCCACCGTAATCCCGCACATCGAAATTGGGAACAACAATACCATACAAGCCGGTATGGTGGTGGACAAGCACATTGGGGACAACTCTACCATTTTTTACCGCTACAAAGAACAAGTTATCGCAA carries:
- a CDS encoding SDR family oxidoreductase, which gives rise to MEEKKQFILVTGASSGIGRHIAISLSKNHNVILNGRNQERLMEVKGMCSNANSQLIFNFDLSGVEKLEAELSAFIQNSNIEITQFVHCAGFMKMVPLKMITLETLTSTYSTNTISAVLILKALTNRKSNNSALRSAVFISSNVSNFGAKAFSAYASSKAALDSMMRCLAVELAPKVRINSVLPGAIHTEMTSTIFENAETLERMLSSYPLGEGKPEDICSMVEFLLSEKSRWITGQQFTVDGGRTINISG
- a CDS encoding MBL fold metallo-hydrolase, with protein sequence MACVVSRIENRPIPSNSFVISKNGYRSCVIIDPGTSDCEELITYLNDNNLAPEYILLTHEHFDHVWGVNRLKDSYGCSIVSSKICSEKIVDRKKNMSLFYDQVGFETYPADILVDNGITISWNDSIIEAFETPGHTDGSLCFQIENFLFTGDTIIKDLKTVVKLPTGSKGKLKESFSFLENKMKGKQIVVYPGHGESFMFDEIKFSDLL
- a CDS encoding acetyltransferase, with product MKNIIILGTGAVAAELTSYIDDNNSKVELDKQTNIVGYIEYAYNIEKYYARYNLKAPVLCDIDSFVPDENVEVLVGISDIPFRNTMINRLLEKGAVLASFIHSSVIMPASTKIGKGNIIYPFCIIGPNTAIGDFNFITSYSFISHDCTVGNGNFLSTAGIAGRVKVGDNNFFGIRATVIPHIEIGNNNTIQAGMVVDKHIGDNSTIFYRYKEQVIAIPKVD